In one window of Microplitis demolitor isolate Queensland-Clemson2020A chromosome 4, iyMicDemo2.1a, whole genome shotgun sequence DNA:
- the LOC103568624 gene encoding mediator of RNA polymerase II transcription subunit 11, which yields MTPPMERIQILELIEKDIINCLQSAGQAFVELSKEKSSLKQAEGQTHQFLKLLGTVESKLSEQINYLTQVSTGQPHEGSGYASQKVLQMAWHRLEHARSRVNELDRIKNKHLHGRSNSRPTQSLPPAASASVQSSTSNPSS from the exons ATGACACCGCCAATGGAACGCATtcaaattttagaattaattgaaaaagataTAATCAACTGTTTACAAAGTGCTG GTCAGGCCTTTGTGGAACTtagtaaagaaaaatcaaGTCTGAAACAAGCTGAAGGTCAAacacatcaatttttaaaattactgggTACTGTTGAGTCAAAACTAAgtgaacaaattaattatcttactcaAGTGTCCACAG GGCAGCCACATGAAGGATCAGGTTACGCGAGTCAGAAAGTTTTGCAAATGGCTTGGCACAGACTGGAACATGCGAGAAGTAGAGTTAATGAATTAGATCGTATTAAAAATAAGCATCTTCATGGGAGATCCAATAGCAGACCAACACAATCGTTACCACCTGCAGCAAGTGCATCAGTACAAAGTTCAACCTCAAATCCTAGTTCTTAA